TGCGTCAGTCGCCATTGACATCAATACCTTGAGCAGCGTGACGACGGTCGAGCACCTCCTCGGTACACAGGATGCTCCAGAGGTCCAAGATTGTCTCGAACGTAAGGCGTTGGAGACGCATTTCCAACCGATTGTCTCCGTTGAATCCTCGCAGGTGATTGGCTACGAGGCGCTTAGCCGAGGGCGAAGCCGTTCTGGGGCTTTGATCTCTCCACTACGGTTATTCTCCTATGCGCAGAAGATGGACGCTATCTTTTTTCTCGATCGTCTCTCCCGGGAGACGGCGATCGAGACGGCAGCAAGAATCGAGCTCGATGGCCGGCTCTTTATCAACTTTCTTCCCAACGCCATCTACGATCCACGCCAGTGTCTGAGGACGACACTGGCGATTGCTGAGCAGCATCAGTTCGATCCCAGTCGCATCGTCTTCGAAGTCACCGAGAGTCAGCAGATCCTTGACTTTGCACATCTCAAGAGGATTTTCCGTTACTATCGCAGTCATGGTTTCCAGGTCGCACTCGATGACGTTGGCAGTGGCTACGCGGGCCTCAACAGTTAGCGATTTCATGGTAGTCCATTCCATCGCCTCGCAAGACCACTAAGCGGCTTGCTCCGGGGCACCTGC
The window above is part of the Ferrimicrobium sp. genome. Proteins encoded here:
- a CDS encoding EAL domain-containing protein, producing the protein MSEQHVLVIHQEELRRRVAGGLRKAGIGCRQEGHVLMPQDVDLAYVVSVLGSDARLTPYQREQIRVIVHDASVAIDINTLSSVTTVEHLLGTQDAPEVQDCLERKALETHFQPIVSVESSQVIGYEALSRGRSRSGALISPLRLFSYAQKMDAIFFLDRLSRETAIETAARIELDGRLFINFLPNAIYDPRQCLRTTLAIAEQHQFDPSRIVFEVTESQQILDFAHLKRIFRYYRSHGFQVALDDVGSGYAGLNS